The following are from one region of the Lytechinus variegatus isolate NC3 chromosome 4, Lvar_3.0, whole genome shotgun sequence genome:
- the LOC121413119 gene encoding uncharacterized protein LOC121413119: MSKAYIMFTVGFIILIVSGLSSCESVSTIQGQNVTLHFPYPCNTTKVTLQKSNRHPFYISLSGPDLFLSQSKANRFKVYDKNDYDNCSVDLMISNLMKDDQGTYILFVYKDGDIQGDDTHRIYLKVDHPPGKASCVVGVEMGGDWVSLDCQANAGSLPGKIECYQTGVRMPSLAGPTETGSLLEQSILIRQSGPVFCCSSLIDEVRERCDCKDTSHYLSDGDYIDPCPTPSPTFPGSTTMLIPSTFIENNQSDYSLVTPSTLIKMEEDYDNVRLIFLSSLGLASMLLYIFLVCVYKCNPARKSNSNSSNDPPRAHNTVPLLTENERDSVPSKGNTRTAQASF, encoded by the coding sequence ATGTCAAAGGCTTACATTATGTTTACTGTTGGATTCATAATTCTCATTGTATCAGGCCTTTCTAGCTGTGAGTCTGTATCTACAATACAGGGACAAAACGTAACCTTACACTTCCCATACCCATGTAACACCACAAAAGTCACATTACAGAAATCAAATAGACATCCATTTTACATATCTCTATCTGGACCAGACCTGTTTCTATCGCAATCTAAGGCGAATAGATTCAaggtttatgataaaaatgactATGATAATTGCTCTGTGGATCTGATGATCAGTAATCTAATGAAAGATGATCAAGGCACATACATTTTGTTTGTATACAAGGATGGCGACATACAAGGGGATGACACACATAGGATTTATTTGAAGGTAGATCACCCTCCTGGTAAGGCCTCATGTGTCGTGGGTGTTGAAATGGGTGGTGACTGGGTCTCACTAGACTGCCAAGCCAATGCAGGGAGTCTACCAGGGAAAATTGAATGTTACCAAACTGGTGTTCGGATGCCTTCATTGGCTGGCCCTACAGAAACGGGATCTTTATTGGAACAGTCCATCCTCATCAGACAATCGGGTCCAGTATTTTGCTGCTCATCCCTGATTGATGAAGTCAGAGAGAGGTGCGACTGCAAAGACACTAGCCACTATCTGTCCGATGGCGACTACATTGACCCCTGTCCTACTCCAAGTCCTACCTTTCCAGGAAGTACTACAATGCTGATTCCCTCCACTTTCATCGAAAACAACCAAAGTGACTATTCCCTGGTGACACCATCTACTCTTATTAAGATGGAAGAGGACTACGACAACGtacgtttgatttttctttcttccttagGTCTAGCTTCAATGCTCCTTTATATTTTCCTCGTATGCGTATACAAATGTAACCCAGCGAGGAAAAGTAACAGTAACAGCAGTAACGATCCACCACGAGCTCATAATACTGTGCCACTTCTTACAGAGAATGAAAGGGATAGTGTACCAAGCAAGGGGAACACACGTACTGCACAAGCTTCTTTCTAA